One genomic region from Muriicola soli encodes:
- a CDS encoding WD40/YVTN/BNR-like repeat-containing protein: protein MKSRILCFLLVLITAGLTAQTAESYFQPLKYRNIGPFRGGRSVSATGVMGDPLTYYMGTTGGGLWKTSDAGARWENISDGFFKMGSVGAVAVSASNPNIVYCGMGEHAVRGVMTSYGDGVYKSTDAGKTWTKMGLEKTQHIARILIHPTNPDIVYVAAQGALYGPNKERGIFKSVDGGKTWKNTLFVNDLTGCNELSMVSSTPEVMYASMWHHQRKPEIVISGGEGSGLYKSTDGGDTWKKIHEGLPEEKGKMAIAVSEANPQKVYALIESDSDQDLGGLFVSNDAGDSWKMVSGDNRLVQRAWYYIEVFPDPNNENVVYVMSAQALRSIDGGKTWEEITGTHGDYHDLWINPDNSRNMIIANDGGAAISFDYGKTWTSQDIMPTAQFYRINTDRLFPYNIYGGQQDNSSVRIPHLSLSSGGIGEQDWTSSAGGESAFLAFDPDNPRYVMGGSYLGYIDLLDTQTKSRTKVLAAPIQYLGMAARDMKYLFNWNAPIIRSQHEPNTFYHCAQMVLRTRDMGVTWEEISPDLTRNMDNKQGKGGGPYTVEAVGAENYGTISYMIESPHEKGVYWTGSDDGFVHLTRDGGNTWQNVTPKGLKECLINAIEVSPHNPGTTYIATTRYKFNDYTPALYKTYNYGKSWTNISSGIPYGSFTRVVREDVEKSGLLYAGTEKGIFISWNDGTSWEPIQLNLPNTPVTDLKVHQGDLIVATSGRSFWILDDLAVLAQYEPLNQGLKLYQPESAMNASWSSPLNGNSKKFIGSQPFEGVNPANGMVIYYELPVSTNKIPLKMEIRNSQGKLIRSFSSEKDVTYQEHNGGGPPPKPVLPREEGLNRFVWDMNYPIMEGIPGVYMEAGFEGHMAPPGVYDIKLTMGDESVKTQASIIATPGFEVSNTQYEEFDSFMSEMEAELSVMHLMVNQLYNVQGQLKKILESLEAGPLKETGQKLLNDLVSWDEDMIQRKSQAYDDVENFPNKFTAEYIFLINQSNSVIPRVNQGSRERKKELDTQWNMLKERGQQFLEDALPEYNKALWNSGIGAILLH, encoded by the coding sequence ATGAAATCACGTATCCTTTGCTTTTTGTTAGTACTGATTACCGCAGGCCTTACTGCGCAAACAGCGGAATCTTATTTTCAACCTCTGAAGTATAGAAATATCGGTCCCTTTAGAGGAGGGCGATCTGTCTCTGCAACCGGAGTAATGGGTGATCCGCTTACGTATTATATGGGGACTACCGGGGGCGGTCTTTGGAAAACCTCTGATGCAGGAGCGAGGTGGGAGAATATTTCGGATGGTTTTTTTAAAATGGGCTCCGTTGGCGCTGTTGCAGTTTCCGCTTCTAACCCGAATATAGTGTATTGTGGGATGGGGGAACATGCCGTTAGAGGTGTGATGACTTCCTACGGAGATGGAGTGTATAAATCTACAGACGCAGGTAAGACCTGGACGAAAATGGGTCTGGAAAAGACCCAACATATAGCACGAATTCTTATTCATCCCACCAATCCGGACATAGTCTATGTGGCTGCACAAGGAGCTTTATACGGCCCAAATAAAGAAAGGGGCATCTTTAAAAGTGTGGATGGGGGTAAAACATGGAAGAATACACTTTTTGTAAATGACCTCACCGGTTGTAACGAGCTTTCTATGGTTTCATCTACTCCTGAAGTTATGTATGCCAGTATGTGGCATCATCAACGCAAACCTGAAATCGTCATTAGTGGAGGTGAAGGGAGCGGACTATACAAATCCACTGACGGAGGGGATACCTGGAAAAAAATCCACGAGGGATTGCCCGAAGAAAAAGGAAAAATGGCTATAGCCGTGAGTGAGGCTAATCCCCAAAAAGTGTATGCCTTAATTGAAAGCGATTCTGACCAGGACCTGGGGGGATTGTTTGTATCCAATGATGCCGGGGACTCCTGGAAAATGGTCAGTGGTGACAACAGACTGGTACAACGCGCCTGGTACTACATCGAAGTTTTTCCAGACCCGAATAATGAAAATGTAGTTTATGTTATGAGCGCTCAAGCCCTGCGCTCTATTGACGGTGGAAAGACCTGGGAAGAGATTACAGGAACACACGGGGATTATCACGATTTGTGGATCAATCCCGACAATTCCCGAAATATGATTATTGCCAATGACGGTGGTGCAGCCATTTCTTTCGACTATGGTAAAACCTGGACGAGTCAGGACATCATGCCTACAGCCCAATTTTACAGGATCAATACCGACCGCTTGTTTCCTTATAACATTTATGGGGGACAACAGGACAACTCTTCGGTCAGAATCCCTCACCTATCGCTTTCGAGTGGGGGAATAGGAGAACAGGATTGGACCAGTTCAGCAGGAGGTGAAAGTGCTTTTCTGGCTTTCGATCCTGACAACCCCAGATATGTGATGGGAGGTAGTTATTTAGGCTACATCGACCTGCTGGATACACAGACCAAATCACGAACAAAAGTCCTGGCGGCCCCCATTCAATATCTGGGCATGGCGGCAAGAGACATGAAATACCTCTTTAACTGGAACGCACCTATAATTCGTTCCCAACACGAACCCAATACATTTTACCACTGTGCCCAAATGGTACTCAGGACAAGAGATATGGGTGTCACTTGGGAAGAAATTTCACCAGACCTCACAAGAAATATGGATAATAAACAAGGCAAGGGTGGAGGTCCCTATACAGTAGAAGCTGTAGGTGCAGAAAATTACGGGACTATTTCTTATATGATCGAATCACCGCATGAAAAAGGTGTATACTGGACAGGTAGTGACGATGGCTTTGTTCATCTAACCAGGGATGGGGGAAATACCTGGCAAAATGTAACCCCTAAGGGATTAAAAGAATGCCTGATCAACGCCATTGAAGTATCGCCACATAATCCCGGAACGACCTATATCGCTACTACCCGGTATAAGTTTAACGACTATACCCCCGCCCTTTATAAAACGTATAATTACGGGAAAAGCTGGACAAACATAAGTTCGGGGATTCCTTATGGCTCCTTCACCAGGGTAGTTCGTGAAGATGTGGAGAAATCCGGACTTTTATATGCAGGAACTGAGAAGGGGATATTTATTTCATGGAACGATGGAACTTCATGGGAGCCGATTCAATTAAATCTACCGAATACTCCCGTTACAGACCTTAAGGTACATCAGGGAGACCTGATAGTAGCTACTTCTGGAAGATCGTTCTGGATCCTCGATGACCTTGCTGTACTCGCGCAATACGAGCCTCTTAACCAGGGCTTAAAACTCTATCAGCCCGAAAGTGCCATGAATGCTTCATGGAGTAGTCCATTAAATGGGAATTCAAAGAAATTCATCGGTTCTCAGCCCTTCGAAGGTGTGAATCCGGCTAATGGGATGGTGATCTATTACGAATTACCTGTAAGTACCAATAAGATCCCGCTAAAAATGGAGATCAGAAATTCTCAAGGGAAACTTATACGTTCATTTAGTTCAGAGAAAGACGTGACCTATCAGGAGCACAACGGCGGCGGACCTCCCCCAAAACCAGTTTTACCCAGGGAAGAGGGGCTGAACAGATTTGTCTGGGATATGAATTATCCAATTATGGAAGGAATTCCGGGTGTGTATATGGAAGCCGGATTTGAAGGTCATATGGCGCCGCCGGGAGTTTACGACATAAAGCTGACCATGGGAGATGAGTCTGTTAAGACCCAGGCTAGTATTATAGCTACTCCGGGTTTTGAAGTTTCTAATACCCAATATGAAGAATTTGATTCCTTTATGTCAGAAATGGAAGCTGAACTCAGTGTCATGCATTTAATGGTCAATCAATTGTACAATGTACAAGGGCAACTGAAAAAAATATTGGAATCCCTTGAAGCAGGTCCTTTAAAAGAAACAGGACAGAAACTGCTAAATGATT